The DNA region TATTTTCAAGTATCTTATCAATTATCATTATAAGTGTGCCCATTTTTTATTTAGAAAAAAGAAGTCTTGCATTGTTAAGAAGGTCTTCAAATTCAACAGGAAAAGGTATGAGTACATCAGCCTTACAGGGAACGGCAAAGAAACCCCTTTTTACCCTCTCTATAAGTATAAGTGGAATTGAAAAGATGCTGGGACTTGATTTAATGCGTTCACAAACTCTATATCCATCCAATCCCTGAAGATAAGAATCAAGTATAATCAAATCGGGATGTTCAAGGTGTATGGTATTGATTGCATCGGGAGCCGTAGATTTAACAAAAACAGTATAACGGTCTTTATGCACCAAGGTATGAGCTTCAAATCTGTTTACTAAATATTTCAATAGTTCTTTATCGCTTGAGGCAATCAATATCCTTTTTCTGCCATATTCAGATTCTTTTTCAATAGGTGCTGTCCATGCTGTCTTTTTGATTTTATCAAGACAATGTCTTACTCTGCTCTGTAAAACAGCCGCCTCATAAGGCTTTGGAATATAATCCTCCACACCAACAGACCTTCCATGAGAAATATCTTTCCAGGAAGACTTAGCGGTAAGAGCAATTATGGGGATGTTTTTAGTTTGTGGGTCTGTTTTTAGTTTTTCGCATACCTTGAAACCGCTGATATCCGGAAGCACAATTTCAAGAATGATAAGGTCCGGACTTTCCTCATGAGCTTTTTTTATCCCTTCTTCTCCGCTATATGCAAAAATAGCATTATAACCTTTTTTTTCAAAGTCAGTTTTTATAACTGAAACCTCATCAGGGTTGTTATTTATTATAAGTATTTTTTCTTGTGCCATACTTTATTCCGTCATCTGTAGCCCGTATTCCGTTGTCCGTCGCCTGTATTTCGTATTCCGTTTCTTTTACGATATACGAAATACGGCATACGAACGACGGCTTTTAACCACCTGTCCATATCAGTGCTACCTCATTACATTTCGGAAATTCCGGACATCGCATACAATCTATCCATATCTTGTGAGGAAGTTTCTCTTTTTGTATTCTTTTAAATCCAAACCGTTTAAAAAATTCCGGCCTGTATGTAAGTGTAAATACATCTTTTACACCAAAATACTTGGCATCTTCAAGACACTTTTCTACAAGTTCAGTTCCAATTCCCTGTTTTTGGCAAGAAGAGAAAACCGCCAAACACTTAATCTCTGCAAGATTATCCCAGAATATATGCAATGCAACACATCCTACCACTTTCTTATTTTTAACGGCGACCCAGAAATCTCTTATACTTTCGTACAATTCAGAAAGTGAACGGGGCAGCATAAGCCCCTGTTTTGCATAAGAATTTATAAGACTGTGTATCTGTTTAACCTCTCTTATTCTTGGTTTTCTTATCGCCTCAGAGTTATAATTTTTAAGAACTGACATTGAGATTTTTCCCTGCCTCTTGCGATTGCCCGCCACCTGAAATCCCTGCCCGCCACAGGTAAGAGCAAAAAAGCAGGCAGG from bacterium Unc6 includes:
- a CDS encoding GNAT family N-acetyltransferase; this translates as MSVLKNYNSEAIRKPRIREVKQIHSLINSYAKQGLMLPRSLSELYESIRDFWVAVKNKKVVGCVALHIFWDNLAEIKCLAVFSSCQKQGIGTELVEKCLEDAKYFGVKDVFTLTYRPEFFKRFGFKRIQKEKLPHKIWIDCMRCPEFPKCNEVALIWTGG